The Haloplanus salinarum genome includes a region encoding these proteins:
- the purQ gene encoding phosphoribosylformylglycinamidine synthase I: MTVAVIQFGGSNCDRDSVRALSHLDIDAERVWYEDGLPADATGVMLPGGFSYGDYLRAGVMAARTPIVESIREAASEGVPVLGVCNGAQIGCEAGLTPGAFTINRSARFQCERVHVRVENADTPWTAAYDEGAVLELPIAHGEGRFEADDETYDRLVEEDRIFLRYCDADGAVTDAANPNGSRGNVAGVIGDRETVAVMMPHPERATLPDLGGTDGAGLLRGFERPAATV; this comes from the coding sequence ATGACGGTCGCGGTGATCCAGTTCGGCGGGAGCAACTGCGACCGGGACTCGGTGCGCGCCCTCTCGCATCTCGACATCGACGCCGAACGCGTCTGGTACGAGGACGGCCTCCCCGCCGACGCGACGGGCGTCATGCTCCCCGGTGGCTTCTCCTACGGCGACTACCTCCGAGCCGGCGTGATGGCCGCCCGCACACCGATCGTCGAGTCGATCCGCGAGGCCGCGAGCGAGGGGGTGCCGGTCCTCGGCGTCTGCAACGGCGCCCAGATCGGCTGCGAGGCGGGGTTGACCCCCGGCGCGTTCACGATCAACCGGAGCGCGCGCTTCCAGTGTGAGCGCGTCCACGTTCGCGTCGAGAACGCCGATACGCCGTGGACCGCCGCCTACGACGAGGGCGCGGTGCTCGAACTCCCCATCGCCCACGGCGAGGGGCGATTCGAGGCCGACGACGAGACCTACGACCGACTGGTCGAGGAGGACCGGATCTTCCTGCGGTACTGCGACGCCGACGGCGCGGTCACCGACGCCGCCAACCCCAACGGCTCGCGGGGGAACGTGGCCGGCGTCATCGGCGACCGGGAGACCGTGGCCGTGATGATGCCCCACCCGGAGCGGGCGACGCTCCCGGACCTCGGCGGTACGGACGGCGCGGGGCTGCTCCGCGGCTTCGAGCGGCCGGCGGCGACCGTTTAG
- the purS gene encoding phosphoribosylformylglycinamidine synthase subunit PurS has translation MTEYTATVTVRLKRGVLDPEAETTQRALERLGFELDDLRSADRFEIDLDAASAEEAADRADEMAERLLANPTIHDYEVAVEDR, from the coding sequence ATGACGGAGTACACCGCCACGGTCACGGTCCGACTCAAGCGGGGCGTCCTCGATCCCGAGGCGGAGACGACCCAGCGCGCGCTCGAACGACTCGGGTTCGAACTCGACGACCTCCGGTCGGCCGACCGGTTCGAGATCGACCTCGACGCGGCGTCGGCCGAGGAGGCGGCCGACCGCGCCGACGAGATGGCCGAACGACTGCTCGCGAACCCGACCATCCACGACTACGAGGTCGCGGTCGAGGACCGATGA